In Comamonadaceae bacterium OTU4NAUVB1, one DNA window encodes the following:
- a CDS encoding nucleoside/nucleotide kinase family protein, whose product MTTPRPSLAPTLAPAHLARVRDLLRDGRRKLLGLVGAPGAGKSTLALALQQAFPGVAQVVPMDGFHLANVELQRLGRAGRKGAPDTFDSAGYVALLARLRDASPPGIVYAPEFRREIEEPVAGAIAVLPQTRLVITEGNYLLLDGGGWEGVAPLLDDVWYVDVDDTLRADRLARRHEQFGRSRQQALDWVASTDEPNARLVASTRFRARFVFGWND is encoded by the coding sequence ATGACCACGCCCCGACCTTCCCTCGCGCCGACTCTCGCGCCGGCCCACCTCGCGCGCGTGCGCGACCTCCTGCGGGACGGGCGGCGCAAGCTGCTGGGCCTGGTGGGCGCGCCGGGCGCCGGCAAGTCGACCCTGGCCCTGGCCCTGCAGCAGGCCTTTCCCGGGGTCGCGCAGGTCGTGCCGATGGACGGCTTCCACCTGGCGAACGTCGAACTCCAGCGCCTGGGCCGCGCGGGCCGCAAGGGCGCTCCCGACACCTTCGACAGCGCCGGCTATGTCGCGCTGCTGGCGCGACTGCGCGACGCGTCGCCGCCGGGCATCGTCTACGCGCCCGAGTTCCGGCGCGAGATCGAGGAACCCGTGGCCGGCGCGATCGCCGTGCTGCCGCAGACGCGGCTGGTGATCACCGAGGGCAATTACCTGCTGCTCGACGGCGGCGGCTGGGAGGGCGTCGCGCCCCTGCTCGACGACGTCTGGTATGTCGACGTCGACGACACCCTGCGCGCGGACCGGCTCGCGCGGCGCCACGAGCAGTTCGGCCGCAGCCGCCAGCAGGCGCTCGACTGGGTGGCCTCGACCGACGAGCCCAACGCGCGGCTCGTCGCGTCGACCCGCTTCCGCGCGCGGTTCGTGTTCGGCTGGAACGACTGA
- a CDS encoding ATP-binding protein — MKFVHAFSGIALVIGVLAFAGHVFDVPVLVALRPGDPAISAIATLGIVLLATSLLASGTGRRPSGVTLAALVGVLAVLVLASHVLYDRDRLGAMIAAHVSHLSVPTAGMSSATALAMLGIAVSVLFSGRSVVADLSAGVGVVLSAMALLGHAYGVQEFSALKGFSHMAVQTAVAIFVLSIASLVLRPELGWSAVVASSYAAGGAARRQLGFMLVPPVVGWVLVRAVHLDRLDVDAAMALFVIVTVIPMALLVLKDGRGQIALDDERKSSTEALAAVMHLAQQQLLDQSRQLQAESTERARAEAAMYRAQRMEAVGHLTGGIAHDFNNLLMTISGNVQLLKRKMPPEDPLAKYTLNLSNAVAKGAKVTQQLLAFSRSQKLSIRPTAMGPVLAGARELIGSSLGPAVTLRLQLDAPDAWALCDADQLELSLLNLALNSKDAMPDGGVIGIRCERSQMTSNGESCVRVRVSDGGRGMTPDVLARAAEPFFTTKEKGKGTGLGLAQVYGFVVQCGGEFTIQSEVGVGTTIDMRFPSTAPVTEAAADSHGTSVARPVCAQRRIVVIDDDDGVRDVIVQGLRDAGYLVSEAADGESGLQRIEDFVPSLAVIDFLMPGLNGAEVARIAQARHPGLPIVFVSGYSDTLALDGVSGAIVLRKPFDIQMLSRTVEAVMDAS, encoded by the coding sequence ATGAAATTCGTTCATGCCTTTTCAGGCATTGCATTGGTCATCGGCGTGCTGGCATTCGCCGGCCATGTGTTCGACGTGCCGGTGCTGGTCGCCCTCCGGCCGGGCGATCCGGCGATCTCGGCCATCGCCACCCTGGGCATCGTCCTGCTCGCCACGTCGCTGCTGGCCAGCGGCACCGGCCGCCGTCCGTCGGGGGTGACGCTGGCGGCCCTGGTGGGGGTGCTGGCGGTGCTGGTGCTGGCGAGCCACGTCCTGTACGACCGGGACCGGCTGGGCGCAATGATCGCGGCGCACGTCTCCCACCTCTCCGTGCCCACGGCGGGCATGTCGAGCGCGACCGCGCTCGCCATGCTCGGCATCGCGGTGTCGGTGCTGTTCAGCGGCCGCTCGGTCGTCGCCGACCTGAGCGCGGGCGTGGGCGTGGTGCTCTCGGCCATGGCGCTGCTCGGCCATGCCTATGGCGTCCAGGAGTTCTCCGCGCTGAAGGGGTTCAGCCACATGGCGGTGCAGACGGCCGTGGCGATCTTCGTGCTGTCGATCGCGTCGCTGGTGCTGCGCCCCGAACTGGGCTGGTCGGCGGTGGTGGCGTCGTCCTATGCGGCCGGCGGCGCGGCGCGGCGACAGCTGGGCTTCATGCTCGTGCCGCCGGTCGTGGGCTGGGTGCTGGTGCGGGCCGTCCACCTCGACCGGCTGGACGTCGACGCGGCCATGGCGCTGTTCGTGATCGTCACGGTCATCCCGATGGCCCTGCTGGTGCTCAAGGACGGCCGGGGCCAGATCGCATTGGACGACGAGCGCAAGTCGAGCACCGAAGCCCTGGCGGCGGTGATGCACCTCGCCCAGCAGCAATTGCTCGACCAGTCGCGCCAGCTCCAGGCCGAGAGCACCGAGCGCGCCCGCGCCGAGGCCGCGATGTACCGGGCGCAGCGCATGGAGGCCGTCGGTCACCTCACCGGCGGCATCGCGCACGACTTCAACAACCTGCTGATGACCATCAGCGGCAACGTGCAGCTGCTCAAGCGCAAGATGCCGCCGGAAGATCCGCTGGCCAAGTACACGCTCAACCTGTCCAACGCGGTGGCCAAGGGCGCCAAGGTGACCCAGCAGCTGCTGGCCTTCTCGCGCAGCCAGAAGCTGTCCATCCGGCCGACCGCCATGGGGCCGGTGCTGGCGGGCGCCCGCGAACTCATCGGCAGCTCGCTCGGCCCGGCCGTCACCCTGCGCCTTCAGCTCGACGCGCCCGACGCCTGGGCCCTGTGCGACGCCGACCAGCTCGAACTCTCGCTGCTCAACCTGGCGCTGAATTCGAAGGACGCCATGCCCGACGGAGGCGTGATCGGCATCCGTTGCGAGCGCTCGCAGATGACCTCGAACGGCGAGTCCTGCGTGCGCGTGCGCGTGTCCGATGGCGGTCGCGGCATGACCCCGGACGTCCTGGCGCGCGCCGCCGAGCCGTTCTTCACCACCAAGGAAAAAGGCAAGGGCACCGGCCTGGGCCTGGCCCAGGTCTACGGCTTCGTCGTCCAGTGCGGTGGCGAATTCACGATCCAGAGCGAGGTGGGCGTCGGCACGACCATCGACATGCGGTTTCCGTCGACCGCGCCCGTGACCGAGGCGGCCGCCGATTCCCACGGCACGTCGGTGGCGCGACCGGTCTGCGCGCAGCGGCGCATCGTGGTGATCGACGACGACGACGGTGTGCGCGACGTGATCGTCCAGGGACTGCGCGACGCGGGCTACCTCGTGAGCGAAGCCGCCGACGGCGAGTCCGGCCTGCAGCGCATCGAGGATTTCGTGCCGTCGCTCGCCGTGATCGACTTCCTGATGCCCGGGCTCAACGGGGCCGAGGTCGCGCGCATCGCGCAGGCGCGCCATCCCGGACTGCCGATCGTGTTCGTGAGCGGCTATTCCGACACCCTCGCGCTCGACGGGGTGTCCGGGGCGATCGTGCTGCGCAAGCCGTTCGACATCCAGATGCTCAGCCGCACCGTGGAAGCCGTGATGGACGCGTCCTAA
- a CDS encoding efflux RND transporter periplasmic adaptor subunit, translated as MPHSVRSALLRPFSRGARCGIAACLIAGLAATGCSRGDSGKTAAAPAPREVGVVTLKPERLSFNTELSGRTVAPVIAEIRPQVGGIVQKRLFSEGSLVKAGQALYQLDPAPFQASYASAQANVRKAESTAATARTVAQRNAELVKIDAISQQVNESTLAAAQQAAADVAVARAAEQTARINLGYTRINSPITGWVELSTVTPGALVTANQTTALTTVQQLDPVYVHVTQSSAELLRLKRDLAEGRLQRGDADDAPIRLLLEDGTTYPHPGRLTFAGVTVDANTGSVTLRAVVPNPDRLLMPGMYVRAVLQEGVNEAALLVPQQAVTRAPDGSASTLVVGADDKVARRPIKVGRAVGNRWQLLDGLAAGDRVLVEGSQRARVGDTVRATEVAANPGAAKPAAPAASAAQAPGPVAMR; from the coding sequence ATGCCCCACTCCGTCCGCTCCGCATTGCTGCGACCGTTCTCCCGGGGCGCCCGGTGCGGGATCGCCGCCTGCCTGATCGCCGGGCTCGCCGCGACGGGATGCTCCCGTGGCGACAGCGGCAAGACCGCCGCCGCGCCGGCCCCCCGGGAGGTCGGCGTGGTCACCCTGAAGCCGGAACGCCTGTCGTTCAACACCGAACTCTCCGGCCGCACGGTGGCGCCGGTCATCGCCGAGATCCGGCCGCAGGTGGGCGGCATCGTGCAGAAGCGGCTGTTCAGCGAAGGCTCGCTGGTCAAGGCCGGCCAGGCGCTCTACCAGCTCGACCCGGCGCCGTTCCAGGCCAGCTACGCCAGCGCGCAGGCCAACGTGCGCAAGGCCGAGTCCACGGCCGCGACGGCGCGCACGGTGGCCCAGCGCAACGCCGAACTGGTGAAGATCGACGCCATCAGCCAGCAGGTCAACGAGTCGACCCTGGCGGCGGCGCAGCAGGCCGCGGCGGACGTGGCCGTGGCGCGGGCGGCCGAGCAGACCGCGCGCATCAACCTGGGCTACACGCGGATCAACTCGCCCATCACCGGCTGGGTCGAACTCTCCACCGTGACGCCCGGCGCGCTGGTCACGGCCAACCAGACGACCGCGCTGACCACCGTGCAGCAGCTCGACCCGGTGTACGTGCACGTCACGCAATCCAGCGCCGAGCTGCTGCGCCTGAAGCGCGACCTCGCCGAGGGCCGGCTGCAGCGCGGCGACGCCGACGACGCGCCGATCCGCCTGCTGCTGGAGGACGGCACCACCTACCCGCACCCCGGCCGGCTGACCTTCGCCGGCGTCACCGTGGACGCCAACACCGGCAGCGTGACGCTGCGCGCGGTGGTGCCCAACCCCGATCGCCTGCTGATGCCCGGCATGTACGTGCGCGCCGTGCTGCAGGAGGGCGTGAACGAGGCCGCGCTGCTGGTGCCGCAGCAGGCCGTGACGCGCGCGCCCGACGGCAGCGCCTCCACGCTGGTGGTCGGCGCGGACGACAAGGTGGCGCGCCGGCCGATCAAGGTCGGCCGCGCGGTGGGCAACCGCTGGCAGCTGCTCGACGGCCTGGCGGCGGGCGACCGCGTGCTGGTCGAGGGCTCGCAGCGTGCCCGCGTCGGCGACACCGTGCGGGCCACCGAGGTCGCCGCCAATCCGGGCGCGGCGAAACCGGCCGCGCCGGCCGCCTCGGCCGCCCAGGCGCCCGGCCCGGTGGCCATGCGCTGA
- a CDS encoding tetratricopeptide repeat protein, whose amino-acid sequence MHPSVSSTTLDAARQCFMDGLAHLAAQRPAEAEAQFEASLRLVPGRVSTLLNLAAARLALGRADAAQDAASQVLSAEPDNAEAWFHRANAEAMRQRTDAALRAFERAAALAPGSAHPWFRHGQVLQGLGRDAQALPSYERAVVADPAFAPAWTNLGTLLREQGRAADAAHAFRQARAHGADDELHGYYLAAVGVGAAPPAAPALYVETLFDDYAEGFAGHVVDVLDYRAHRVLARALSAVAPGRTFARALDLGCGTGLCGALLRPVVGHLSGVDLSGRMLAQAEAGGAYDALARQDVVEFLRAAPPSSLDLVTAADVFIYVGDLSAAFEAVSRVLAEAGVFAFSVELAARGTVSFALQASLRYAHSEAYLRELARRHGLDVRHVERGAVRRDQGRPVEGLFMLLTVAGSAPAADAASGSAAGGA is encoded by the coding sequence ATGCACCCCTCCGTCTCCTCCACCACGCTCGACGCGGCCCGCCAGTGCTTCATGGACGGGTTGGCCCACCTGGCGGCGCAACGTCCGGCCGAGGCCGAGGCGCAGTTCGAGGCCAGCCTGCGGCTGGTGCCGGGCCGGGTCTCGACGTTGCTCAACCTCGCGGCGGCGCGGCTCGCGCTCGGCCGGGCCGACGCGGCGCAGGACGCGGCGTCGCAGGTGCTGTCGGCCGAACCCGACAACGCCGAGGCCTGGTTCCATCGCGCCAATGCCGAGGCGATGCGCCAGCGGACCGACGCGGCGCTCCGGGCCTTCGAGCGTGCCGCCGCGCTGGCACCGGGGTCGGCCCATCCATGGTTCCGCCACGGCCAGGTGCTGCAGGGACTGGGGCGCGACGCGCAGGCCCTGCCGTCCTACGAGCGGGCCGTGGTCGCCGATCCGGCCTTCGCGCCCGCGTGGACCAACCTGGGCACGCTGCTGCGGGAGCAGGGCCGTGCGGCCGACGCCGCGCACGCCTTCCGCCAGGCCCGCGCGCACGGGGCCGACGACGAACTCCACGGCTACTACCTGGCCGCCGTCGGCGTCGGCGCAGCGCCCCCGGCGGCGCCGGCGCTGTACGTGGAGACCCTGTTCGACGACTACGCCGAGGGCTTCGCCGGCCACGTCGTCGACGTGCTCGATTACCGCGCGCACCGCGTGCTGGCGCGGGCGCTGAGCGCCGTGGCCCCCGGACGCACCTTCGCGCGCGCGCTCGACCTGGGCTGCGGCACGGGACTGTGCGGCGCGCTGCTGCGGCCGGTGGTCGGACACCTGAGCGGCGTCGACCTGTCGGGCCGGATGCTGGCGCAGGCCGAGGCGGGCGGCGCCTACGACGCGCTGGCGCGCCAGGACGTCGTCGAGTTCCTGCGGGCCGCGCCGCCGTCGAGTCTCGACCTGGTCACGGCGGCCGACGTCTTCATCTACGTGGGCGACCTGTCGGCCGCCTTCGAGGCCGTCTCGCGGGTGCTCGCCGAGGCCGGCGTCTTCGCCTTCTCGGTCGAACTGGCGGCGCGCGGGACGGTGTCGTTCGCGCTGCAGGCGAGCCTGCGCTACGCGCACTCGGAGGCGTACCTGCGCGAGCTGGCGCGGCGGCACGGCCTGGACGTCCGGCACGTCGAGCGCGGGGCGGTGCGTCGCGACCAGGGCCGGCCCGTCGAGGGGCTGTTCATGCTGCTGACGGTGGCCGGGTCGGCGCCGGCCGCCGACGCCGCGTCCGGTTCAGCCGCCGGGGGTGCCTGA
- a CDS encoding efflux transporter outer membrane subunit, with product MRRPFVFPRPALGLPALLLAGCVNLAPPHATPAAPVPPAWASAPAATAAATAERARAAVDEPGAAPHDLGWRDVLVDERLRGTVALALANNRDLRVAALNIERARAQYDIVQAAVYPTLSGGASGSRSRTPGSVSANGATRFATQYSATVGLASYEIDLFGRVRNLGEAALEGFFATEDAARTTRISLVADVAGAWLTLATDQQRLRLARDTLASRQKSFDLIERGYQLGAQSGLALAQARSTVDTARADAAAFDSQVEQDRNALALLVGATPPAELLPATPDGPLAATPAARLLAPPEGLASDILQQRPDVQAAEHALRASDANIGAARAAFYPRIALIGSGGTASSSLSGLFKDGSAIWSFTPSISVPIFDGGINRANLRVAEVQQRIQLATYEKTLQTAFREVADALAARRTLDERLAAQRSLLAATTRAFELSDALFRAGGGDFFVVLDAQRSLYTAQQSLLALQLVEQANRLTLYRVLGGGWVDETRTAAPGVVTSGTPGG from the coding sequence ATGCGTCGCCCGTTCGTCTTTCCGCGCCCGGCCCTGGGCCTGCCGGCCCTGCTGCTCGCGGGCTGCGTCAACCTGGCCCCGCCCCACGCGACGCCCGCCGCTCCCGTGCCGCCGGCCTGGGCGTCCGCGCCGGCGGCCACGGCGGCCGCCACGGCCGAGCGCGCGCGCGCCGCCGTGGACGAGCCCGGCGCGGCGCCGCACGACCTGGGCTGGCGCGACGTCCTCGTCGACGAGCGCCTGCGCGGCACGGTCGCGCTGGCGCTGGCGAACAACCGCGACCTGCGCGTCGCGGCGCTCAACATCGAGCGCGCGCGCGCGCAGTACGACATCGTCCAGGCGGCGGTCTACCCGACGCTCAGCGGCGGCGCCTCCGGCAGCCGCTCGCGCACGCCGGGCAGCGTGTCGGCCAACGGAGCGACGCGCTTCGCGACCCAGTACAGCGCCACCGTCGGCCTGGCCAGCTACGAGATCGACCTCTTCGGCCGCGTGCGCAACCTGGGCGAGGCCGCGCTCGAGGGCTTCTTCGCCACCGAGGACGCGGCGCGCACCACGCGCATCAGCCTGGTGGCCGACGTCGCCGGCGCCTGGCTGACGCTGGCGACCGACCAGCAGCGCCTGCGGCTCGCGCGCGACACGCTGGCGAGCCGGCAGAAGTCCTTCGACCTGATCGAGCGCGGCTACCAGCTCGGCGCGCAGTCGGGTCTGGCGCTGGCGCAGGCGCGCAGCACCGTCGACACCGCGCGCGCCGATGCCGCCGCCTTCGACAGCCAGGTCGAGCAGGACCGCAACGCGCTGGCGCTGCTGGTGGGCGCCACGCCGCCGGCCGAACTGCTGCCCGCGACGCCCGACGGGCCGCTGGCGGCGACCCCGGCGGCCCGCCTGCTGGCGCCGCCGGAGGGGCTGGCCTCCGACATCCTGCAGCAGCGCCCCGACGTGCAGGCCGCCGAGCACGCGCTGCGCGCGAGCGACGCCAACATCGGCGCCGCTCGCGCGGCCTTCTACCCGCGCATCGCGCTGATCGGCTCGGGCGGCACGGCCAGCAGCAGCCTGTCGGGCCTGTTCAAGGACGGCAGCGCCATCTGGAGCTTCACCCCGTCGATCAGCGTGCCGATCTTCGACGGCGGCATCAACCGCGCGAACCTGCGCGTGGCGGAGGTGCAGCAGCGCATCCAGCTCGCCACCTACGAGAAGACCCTGCAGACCGCCTTCCGCGAAGTGGCCGATGCCCTGGCGGCGCGGCGCACGCTCGACGAGCGCCTGGCCGCGCAGCGCTCGCTGCTGGCGGCGACGACGCGCGCCTTCGAACTGTCCGACGCGCTGTTCCGCGCCGGCGGCGGCGATTTCTTCGTCGTGCTCGACGCCCAGCGGTCGCTCTACACCGCGCAGCAGTCGCTGCTGGCGCTGCAGCTGGTGGAGCAGGCCAACCGGCTGACGCTCTACCGCGTGCTGGGCGGCGGCTGGGTCGACGAGACCCGGACCGCGGCGCCGGGCGTCGTGACCTCAGGCACCCCCGGCGGCTGA
- a CDS encoding efflux RND transporter permease subunit, giving the protein MARFFIDRPIFAWVLSIIVMLAGLMSIRSLPLEQYPDIAPPRVSINATYTGASAKTVEDSVTQVIEQQMTGLDNLLYLQGTSNASGISRTQLTFNAGTDIDVAQMQVQNKLQQAMSRLPQAVQSRGVTVTKGGNDFLMIVSLYSGDGSADAVDVGDYITSNLVDVVSRIDGVGEVQTLGTGYAMRIWLDPDRLRKYALMPSDVNTALLAQNAQVSAGQLGALPAVQQQQLNATITARSKLRTVDQFKAVVLRATADGAVVRLQDVARVELGAENLTVRSLLNGRPGAGMGVVLADGANAVRVAEAVNAKIAELKPLFPNQMESFVSYDTTPFVSASIDEVIKALLEAMLLVVVVMYVFLQNFRATLIPAIAVPVVLLGTFGVLSVFGYSINTLTMFGMVLAIGLLVDDAIVVVENVERVMSEEGLSPKEATRKSMDEITPALVGIALVLSAVFIPMAFFGGSTGVIYRQFSITIVSAMVLSVLVALTLTPALCATLLKPVGKGAHAPHGAPRKGPLGWVDRFFAGFNRRFDRTADRYQGFVGAIVRRGKRSLLVYLAICAAMAVMFLRLPTSFLPDEDQGFVQVQITLPPGSSNARLQPILSQVQTYFASQPDVVSVNLLTGQNGDQSSARAFVLLKPWAERKGAEHSAAAIARRGSRDLATVRDARIFVVLPPAVRGLGANAGFNFFLKDQNGLGHEALVKARDQALQLLGQRPEMVNVRSNNLEDTPEFAVDIDDARAGALSLSTSAIDSTLSSAMGGTYVNDFLNNGRVKRVYMQGDTAFRMLPADIGRWSVRNTLGQMVPFGAFSASRWSYGSPQLVRYNGAPSYEFVGDAAAGISSGAAMAAVEETMKQMPQGIGYEFTGASFQERLSGAQAPMLYAISILFVFLCLAALYESWSVPFSVILVVPLGIVGALLFTGLRGLTNDVYFQVGLLTTVGLSSKNAILIVEFAKQLQEQGKSVLDATLEAVRLRLRPILMTSLAFGFGVLPLAIGTGAGAGGRQSIGTAVLGGMVVGTALGIFFVPLFFVLIRGFIERRQAGRRAGGDGEAMIPAAATGGR; this is encoded by the coding sequence ATGGCACGCTTCTTCATCGACCGACCCATCTTCGCCTGGGTCCTGTCCATCATCGTGATGCTCGCCGGGCTGATGTCGATCCGCTCGCTGCCGCTGGAGCAGTACCCCGACATCGCCCCGCCGCGCGTCTCCATCAACGCCACCTACACCGGCGCCTCGGCCAAGACGGTGGAGGACTCGGTCACGCAGGTGATCGAGCAGCAGATGACCGGGCTGGACAACCTGCTCTACCTGCAGGGCACCAGCAACGCCTCGGGCATCTCGCGCACGCAGCTCACCTTCAACGCCGGCACCGACATCGACGTGGCGCAGATGCAGGTGCAGAACAAGCTCCAGCAGGCGATGTCGCGGCTGCCGCAGGCGGTGCAGAGCCGCGGGGTCACGGTCACCAAGGGTGGCAACGACTTCCTGATGATCGTCTCGCTCTACTCGGGCGACGGCAGCGCCGACGCGGTCGACGTCGGCGACTACATCACCAGCAACCTGGTCGACGTCGTCAGCCGCATCGACGGCGTGGGCGAGGTGCAGACGCTGGGCACCGGCTACGCCATGCGCATCTGGCTGGACCCCGACCGGCTGCGCAAGTACGCGCTGATGCCCTCGGACGTGAACACGGCGCTGCTCGCGCAGAACGCCCAGGTCTCCGCCGGCCAGCTCGGCGCCCTGCCCGCCGTGCAGCAGCAGCAGCTCAACGCGACCATCACCGCGCGCAGCAAGCTGCGCACCGTCGACCAGTTCAAGGCCGTGGTGCTGCGCGCCACGGCCGACGGCGCGGTGGTGCGGCTGCAGGACGTGGCGCGCGTCGAGCTCGGCGCCGAGAACCTGACGGTGCGCTCGCTGCTCAACGGCCGCCCCGGCGCCGGCATGGGCGTGGTGCTGGCCGACGGCGCCAACGCGGTGCGGGTGGCCGAGGCGGTCAACGCCAAGATCGCCGAGCTCAAGCCGCTGTTCCCCAACCAGATGGAGAGCTTCGTCAGCTACGACACCACGCCCTTCGTGAGCGCGTCGATCGACGAGGTGATCAAGGCGCTGCTGGAGGCGATGCTGCTGGTGGTGGTGGTGATGTACGTGTTCCTGCAGAACTTCCGCGCCACGCTGATCCCGGCCATCGCGGTGCCGGTGGTGCTGCTGGGCACGTTCGGCGTGCTGTCGGTGTTCGGCTACTCCATCAACACGCTCACCATGTTCGGCATGGTGCTGGCCATCGGCCTGCTCGTGGACGACGCCATCGTGGTGGTGGAGAACGTCGAGCGCGTGATGAGCGAGGAAGGCCTCTCGCCCAAGGAGGCGACCCGCAAGTCGATGGACGAGATCACGCCCGCGCTGGTGGGCATCGCGCTGGTGCTGTCGGCGGTGTTCATCCCGATGGCGTTCTTCGGCGGCTCGACCGGCGTCATCTACCGCCAGTTCTCCATCACCATCGTCTCGGCCATGGTGCTGTCGGTGCTGGTCGCGCTGACGCTCACCCCGGCGCTGTGCGCGACGCTGCTCAAGCCGGTCGGGAAGGGCGCGCACGCGCCCCACGGCGCGCCGCGCAAGGGCCCGCTGGGCTGGGTCGACCGCTTCTTCGCGGGCTTCAACCGCCGCTTCGACCGCACGGCCGACCGCTACCAGGGCTTCGTGGGCGCCATCGTGCGGCGCGGCAAGCGCAGCCTGCTGGTCTACCTGGCGATCTGCGCGGCGATGGCGGTGATGTTCCTGCGCCTGCCGACCTCGTTCCTGCCCGACGAGGACCAGGGCTTCGTGCAGGTGCAGATCACGCTGCCGCCGGGCTCGTCGAACGCGCGGCTGCAGCCGATCCTCAGCCAGGTGCAGACCTACTTCGCCAGCCAGCCCGACGTCGTGAGCGTGAACCTGCTGACCGGCCAGAACGGCGACCAGAGCTCGGCGCGCGCCTTCGTGCTGCTCAAGCCGTGGGCCGAGCGCAAGGGCGCCGAGCATTCCGCCGCGGCCATCGCGCGGCGCGGCAGCAGGGACCTCGCGACGGTCCGCGACGCGCGCATCTTCGTCGTGCTGCCGCCGGCCGTGCGCGGGCTGGGCGCCAACGCGGGCTTCAACTTCTTCCTCAAGGACCAGAACGGCCTGGGCCACGAGGCCCTGGTGAAGGCACGCGACCAGGCGCTGCAGCTGCTCGGCCAGCGCCCGGAGATGGTCAACGTGCGCAGCAACAACCTCGAGGACACGCCGGAGTTCGCGGTCGACATCGACGACGCGCGCGCCGGCGCGCTCAGCCTCTCGACCAGCGCCATCGACAGCACGCTGTCCTCCGCCATGGGCGGCACCTACGTCAACGACTTCCTCAACAACGGCCGCGTCAAGCGCGTCTACATGCAGGGCGACACGGCGTTCCGCATGCTGCCGGCGGACATCGGGCGCTGGAGCGTGCGCAACACGCTCGGCCAGATGGTGCCCTTCGGCGCCTTCTCGGCCTCGCGCTGGAGCTACGGCTCGCCCCAGCTGGTGCGCTACAACGGCGCGCCGAGCTACGAGTTCGTCGGCGACGCCGCCGCCGGCATCAGCTCCGGCGCGGCCATGGCGGCGGTCGAGGAGACCATGAAGCAGATGCCCCAGGGCATCGGCTACGAGTTCACCGGCGCCTCGTTCCAGGAACGCCTGTCGGGCGCGCAGGCGCCGATGCTCTACGCGATCTCGATCCTGTTCGTGTTCCTGTGCCTGGCCGCGCTCTACGAGAGCTGGTCGGTGCCGTTCTCGGTCATCCTGGTCGTGCCGCTGGGCATCGTCGGCGCGCTGCTGTTCACGGGCCTGCGCGGGCTGACCAACGACGTCTACTTCCAGGTCGGGCTGCTGACCACCGTGGGCCTGTCCTCGAAGAACGCGATCCTGATCGTCGAGTTCGCCAAGCAGCTCCAGGAGCAGGGCAAGAGCGTGCTGGACGCCACGCTCGAGGCGGTGCGCCTGCGCCTGCGACCCATCCTGATGACCTCGCTGGCGTTCGGCTTCGGCGTGCTGCCGCTGGCCATCGGCACCGGCGCGGGCGCCGGCGGTCGCCAGTCGATCGGCACGGCGGTGCTCGGGGGCATGGTGGTGGGCACGGCGCTGGGCATCTTCTTCGTGCCGCTGTTCTTCGTGCTGATCCGGGGCTTCATCGAGCGCCGCCAGGCCGGGCGGCGCGCCGGGGGCGACGGCGAGGCGATGATCCCCGCCGCCGCGACGGGAGGCCGCTGA